AAGGCGAAGGAGCCGACCGCGATCAGGCCGGGGCGCAGCAGGGGCAGCACGATGACCCGGAAGGCGGTGAACCGGTTGCAGCCGTCGACCCAGGCCGCCTCCTCCAGGGAGTACGGCACGTTCTTGATGAAGTTGCTGATCAGGATCATCGACAGCGGGAGCTGGAAGACCGTCTCGGCGAGGATGACGCTGCCGAGCGAGTTGATCATCCGGAGCTCGGCGAAGATCTCGAACAGCGGCACCAGGAGCAGCGCGCCGGGCACGAACTGGGAGCAGAGCAGGGCCAGCATGAAGCCCCGCTTGACCTTGAAGTCGAACCGGGCCAGGGCGTAACCGCCGGCCAGGGCGACGATCGTGGTCAGCACCAGGGTGGCCAGGCCGACGAGGACGCTGTTCTGGAAGTAGGTGCCGAACTCCCGCTCGGTCCACACCTTCTCGAAGTGGTCGAAGGTCATGGGCCAGGGCACCAGCGAGGTGGAGCCGGCCGGACGCAGGGCGAAGAGCAGGATCCAGTAGAACGGGATCAGGGTGAAGACCAGGTAGACCGACAGCGGCAGGTAGATCTGCCAGCGTGGGACCTCGTCCCAGCCGCGGTGCCTGCCCGCCGGGCGCTGCGGTTCGGGCCGGGTCCGGCGGGGCGCGGGGACGACCGGGGCCTCCTTGGTGGTGCTCACTTGGACTCGCCTCCGAACTTGCTCAGCCGCAGGTAGACGATCGAGCAGAAGAGCAGGATCACGAACGCGACCGTGGTCAGGGCCGACGCGTAGCCGAAGTCGTGCGCGTCGACGCTGGTGTTGGCGATGTACAGCGGCAAGGTGGTGGTCTCGCCCGCCGGACCGCCGCCGGTCAGGGTGTACAGCAGGTCGACGTTGTTGAACTCCCACACCGCGCGCAGCAGCGTGGACAGGACGATGGCGTCCTTCAGGTGGGGCAGGGTGATGTGCCAGAACTGCTTGATGCGGCCGGCGCCGTCGACCTCGGCGGCCTCGTAGAGGTCCTTGGAGACGGACTGGAGGTCGGCGAGGATGAGGATCGCGAAGAAGGGCACGCCGCGCCACAGGTCGGCGACGATCGCCGCCGGGAACACGGTCCCGGTGTCCGACAGCCAGCTGGTGCCGTAGGAGCCGATGCCCACGTCGGCGAGGTAGCGGGTGATGCCGGTCTGGGAGTTGTACAGCAGCACCCAGATCGCGGAGGTGAGGACACCGGAGACGGCCCACGGGGAGAAGACCAGGGCGCGTCCGAGGGCCCGGCCGGCGAAGGTCTGGTTGACGATCAGGGCCAGGGCCAGGCCGAACAGCAGCTGGAGTCCGACCTCGACGACGACCCACTTGGCGCTGAAGACGAGGGTGTCCCAGAAGACCGGGTCCTCGGTGAAGGCGTGGACGAAGTTGTCGAAGCCCGCGAAACCGTTCCGCCACGGCTTGGTGGGGTTGTAGTCCTGCAGGCTGTAGTAGAAGACGCTGATCACGGGGTAGGCGATGAAGCCCAGCATCAGCAGGGCCGCCGGCGCGATCAGCAGGTACGGGAGCCTGCGGGGCGTGGCGGAGGCACGGCGCCGCCGGGGTGGCGCGGGCGGTTTCGCCACGGCTGCGGCTTGGGCCATGACTGTTCTCCGTTCGCTTGCTGTGAGTCGTGTTCGGGTGTTCGGGTGAAGCGCTTTCTCGACGTGCGCGGGGCGGGACGTCCCGGCCCCGCGCGGGCGGCCGGGTTCAGCCCGCGTAGGGGTCCGCGACCTTGCCCGGCCGGGCCAGGAACTCGAAGTCGCAGCCGGTGTCGGCCTGGGTGATCTGCTCGTTGTAGAGCGCGCCGTAGCCGCGTTCGTAGCGGGTGGGCGGCGGGGTCCACTCGGCGCGGCGCCGGTCCAGCTCCGCGTCGTCCACGTCCAGGTGCAGGGTGCGCGCCTCGACGTCCAGGGTGATCAGGTCCCCGGTGCGCACCAGCGCGAGCGGCCCGCCGATGTACGACTCCGGCGCCACGTGCAGCACGCACGCGCCGTAACTCGTGCCGCTCATCCGGGCGTCGGAGATCCGCACCATGTCCCGCACCCCCTGCTTGAGCAGGTGGTCGGGGATGGGCAGCATGCCGTACTCGGGCATGCCCGGGCCGCCCTTGGGGCCGGCGTTGCGCAGCACCAGCACGCTGTCGGCGGTGATGTCCAGCGCCGGGTCGTTGATGGTGCGCTGCATGGTCCGGTAGTCGTCGAAGACGACCGCGGGGCCGGTGTGCTTGAGCAGGTGCGGTTCGGCGGAAATGTGCTTGATGACGGCGCCGTCCGGGCACAGGTTGCCGCGCAGCACGGCGACCCCGCCCTCCCGCGCCACCGGGTTGTCCCGGGGCCGGATGACATCGTCGTTGTGCACCCGGGCGCCCGCGAGCTGCTCCCGCATGGTGTCGTACGACACGGTCGGCCGGTCCAGGTGGAGCAGGTCGGGGATGCGGGAGAGGAAGCCGGGCAGGCCGCCCGCGAAGTGGAAGTCCTCCATCAGGTAGGTCCGGCCGCCGGGCCGCACGTTGGCGAGGACCGGGACCGTGCGGGCGATACGGTCGAAGTCGTCGAGGGTGAGCCTGACGCCCGCGCGCCCCGCCATGGCGATCAGGTGGATGACGGCGTTGGTGGAGCCGCCGAGCCCGAGGACGGTGGTGACGGCGTCCTCGAAGGCCTCGGCCGTGAGGATGTCGCTCAGCTTCCGGTCCCGGTGGACCAGTCCGACGATGGTCATGCCCGCCCGGGCGGCCATCCGGTCGTGCCCGGAGTCGACGGCCGGGATGCTGGAGGCGCCCGGCACGGTGACGCCGAGGGCCTCGGCGGCGGCGGTCAGCGTGGACGCGGTGCCCATGGTCATGCAGTGGCCGGGCGAGCGGGCGAGGCCGCTCTCCAGCTCGTGCATCTCGCAGTCGCCGATGAGGCCGGCGCGCTTGTCGTCCCAGTACTTCCACATGTCGGTGCCGGAGCCGAGGACCTCGTTGCGCCAGTGGCCGGGCAGCATGGGGCCGGCGGGCACGAAGACGGTGGGCAGGTCCACGCTGGCGGCGCCCATGAGCAGGGCGGGCGTCGACTTGTCGCAGCCGCCCATCAGCACCGCGCCGTCGACCGGGTAGGAGCGCAGCAGCTCCTCGGTCTCCATGGCGAGCATGTTCCGGTAGAGCATGGGGGTCGGCTTCTGGAAGGTCTCGCTGAGGGTGGAGACCGGGAACTCCAGCGGGAAGCCGCCCGCCTGCCACACCCCGCGCTTGACCGCCTGGGCGCGGTCGCGCAGGTGGACGTGGCAGGGGTTGATGTCGGACCAGGTGTTGAGGATCGCGACGACCGGCTTGCCCAGGTGCTCCTCGGGCAGGTAGCCGAGCTGGCGGGTACGGGCGCGGTGGCTGAAGGAGCGCAGCCCGTCGGTGCCGTACCACTGGTGGCTGCGCAGCTCTTCCGGACGGCGGGTCATATCGACCACCCGGCGGCGATGGCGGCGACCTCGGCCCGCTCCTGCTCCGGCAGCGGCCTGCTCGGCGGGCGCACCTCGCGGCGGCACAGGCCGAGCGAGGCCAGGGCCTCCTTGACGACGGTGACGTTGTTGGCGGAGCCGTTGGCGGCGCGCAGTTCCTCGAAGCGGCGGATCTGCTCCCAGACCTTCATCGCCGCCGGGTAGTCACCGGACCGCAGTGCTTCGATCATGTTCATCGAGACGGCCGGGGAGACGTTGACCAGCCCCGAGGTGAAGCCGGTGGCGCCGGCGGAGAAGTAGGAGGGGGCGTACGGCTCGGCGAGCCCGGCCACCCACACGAACCGGTCCAGGCCGGCGTCGCGGGCGAAGGCGGCGAAGCGGGCGGCGTCCGGGACGGCGTACTTGACGCCGATGACGTTCGGGCAGGTGTCGGCCAGTTCGGCGAGCCGGTCGCCGTGCAGCTGCGCGTTGCGGATGTACGGGACGACGCCCAGCTCGGGCACGGCCTCGGCGATCGCCCGGTGGTAGTCGACCCAGCCGCTCTGCGAGACGTACGGGTGGACGGGCTGGTGCACCATCACCATCTGGGCGCCGTGCTCGCGGGCGTGCCGGGCGCAGGCCACGGCGGTCGGCACGTCGTGGCCGACGCCGACCAGGATCACCGCGCGGTCGCCGGCCTCGTCGATGGTGATCTCGGTGACGAGCTGCCGCTCCTCGGGTGTCAGGGCGTAGAACTCCCCGGTGTTGCCGTTGGGGGTGAGGGTCCTGACCCCACCGTCGAGCAGACGACGCAGCAGGGCCCGGTGGGTGCCCTCGTCGACGGAGCCGTCCGCGGCGAAGGGTGTCACCGGGATCGCGACCACGTCGGCCAGGGCCGCCCGCTGGGTCTCGAACGTCGTTGTCATGCCTGACCGTCCTCTCCCTGGGCCTCGACCTCGATGTCGGGGAAGGCCCGCTCGACGAAGGACGCGATGTGCGCGTGAAGGGCGCGCGCCGCGCCGTCGGCGTCACCGGCGAGGGCGAGCCGCAGGATCTCGCGGTGCTCACTGGCCTCCCGCTCCCAGGAGGGATCGGCGGCCCAGGCCACGGCGGAGACGAGGGCTGCCTGGTCGCGGACCTCGTCGAGCATCCGGCCGAGCAGCGGGTTGCCGCACGGCACGTACAGGGCGCGGTGGAACTCCCGGTTGGCGAGGGACCGCTCGGCGGTGTCCGTGGCGTCGTCGGCCCTGGTGAGCGCCTCGCGGGCGAGGTCCAGGGAGGCGCCTCGGCGCACCGTGCGGCGCAGCGCCTCGGGTTCCAGGAGCAGCCGCACGTCGTAGACCTCGCGCGCCATGTCCGCGTCGACCATGCG
Above is a genomic segment from Streptomyces glaucescens containing:
- a CDS encoding GntR family transcriptional regulator; amino-acid sequence: MTSVPTPIPSRTQYVLEGIKHRILTGQLTPGQALVETELAAQFGVSKTPVREALKTLAGTGLVVMSQYKGVTVRMVDADMAREVYDVRLLLEPEALRRTVRRGASLDLAREALTRADDATDTAERSLANREFHRALYVPCGNPLLGRMLDEVRDQAALVSAVAWAADPSWEREASEHREILRLALAGDADGAARALHAHIASFVERAFPDIEVEAQGEDGQA
- the araD gene encoding L-arabinonate dehydratase; this translates as MTRRPEELRSHQWYGTDGLRSFSHRARTRQLGYLPEEHLGKPVVAILNTWSDINPCHVHLRDRAQAVKRGVWQAGGFPLEFPVSTLSETFQKPTPMLYRNMLAMETEELLRSYPVDGAVLMGGCDKSTPALLMGAASVDLPTVFVPAGPMLPGHWRNEVLGSGTDMWKYWDDKRAGLIGDCEMHELESGLARSPGHCMTMGTASTLTAAAEALGVTVPGASSIPAVDSGHDRMAARAGMTIVGLVHRDRKLSDILTAEAFEDAVTTVLGLGGSTNAVIHLIAMAGRAGVRLTLDDFDRIARTVPVLANVRPGGRTYLMEDFHFAGGLPGFLSRIPDLLHLDRPTVSYDTMREQLAGARVHNDDVIRPRDNPVAREGGVAVLRGNLCPDGAVIKHISAEPHLLKHTGPAVVFDDYRTMQRTINDPALDITADSVLVLRNAGPKGGPGMPEYGMLPIPDHLLKQGVRDMVRISDARMSGTSYGACVLHVAPESYIGGPLALVRTGDLITLDVEARTLHLDVDDAELDRRRAEWTPPPTRYERGYGALYNEQITQADTGCDFEFLARPGKVADPYAG
- a CDS encoding carbohydrate ABC transporter permease — encoded protein: MSTTKEAPVVPAPRRTRPEPQRPAGRHRGWDEVPRWQIYLPLSVYLVFTLIPFYWILLFALRPAGSTSLVPWPMTFDHFEKVWTEREFGTYFQNSVLVGLATLVLTTIVALAGGYALARFDFKVKRGFMLALLCSQFVPGALLLVPLFEIFAELRMINSLGSVILAETVFQLPLSMILISNFIKNVPYSLEEAAWVDGCNRFTAFRVIVLPLLRPGLIAVGSFAFVHSWNHFLFALMFLNNQAKQTIPVGLNTLMSADSVDLGALAAGGIIAAVPVVLVFAFIQKWLITGFSAGAVKG
- a CDS encoding carbohydrate ABC transporter permease, translating into MAQAAAVAKPPAPPRRRRASATPRRLPYLLIAPAALLMLGFIAYPVISVFYYSLQDYNPTKPWRNGFAGFDNFVHAFTEDPVFWDTLVFSAKWVVVEVGLQLLFGLALALIVNQTFAGRALGRALVFSPWAVSGVLTSAIWVLLYNSQTGITRYLADVGIGSYGTSWLSDTGTVFPAAIVADLWRGVPFFAILILADLQSVSKDLYEAAEVDGAGRIKQFWHITLPHLKDAIVLSTLLRAVWEFNNVDLLYTLTGGGPAGETTTLPLYIANTSVDAHDFGYASALTTVAFVILLFCSIVYLRLSKFGGESK
- a CDS encoding dihydrodipicolinate synthase family protein, with translation MTTTFETQRAALADVVAIPVTPFAADGSVDEGTHRALLRRLLDGGVRTLTPNGNTGEFYALTPEERQLVTEITIDEAGDRAVILVGVGHDVPTAVACARHAREHGAQMVMVHQPVHPYVSQSGWVDYHRAIAEAVPELGVVPYIRNAQLHGDRLAELADTCPNVIGVKYAVPDAARFAAFARDAGLDRFVWVAGLAEPYAPSYFSAGATGFTSGLVNVSPAVSMNMIEALRSGDYPAAMKVWEQIRRFEELRAANGSANNVTVVKEALASLGLCRREVRPPSRPLPEQERAEVAAIAAGWSI